Proteins encoded together in one Hevea brasiliensis isolate MT/VB/25A 57/8 chromosome 16, ASM3005281v1, whole genome shotgun sequence window:
- the LOC110661858 gene encoding asparagine synthetase [glutamine-hydrolyzing] 1, whose amino-acid sequence MCGILAVLGCSDDSQAKRVRVLELSRRLKHRGPDWSGLYQHEDCYLTHQRLAIIDPASGDQPLFNEDKAIVVTVNGEIYNHEELRQLLPNHNFRTGSDCDVIAHLYEEYGENFVDMLDGMFSFVLLDTRDNSFIVARDAIGITSLYIGWGLDGSIWISSELKGLNDDCEHFECFPPGHLYSSKSGGLRQWYNPPWFSETIPSTPYDPLALRRAFENAVIKRLMTDVPFGVLLSGGLDSSLVASITARHLAGTKAAKQWGAQLHSFCVGLEGSPDLKAAKEVADYLGTVHHEFHFTVQDGIDAIEDVIYHIETYDVTTIRASTPMFLMARKIKALGVKMVISGEGSDEVFGGYLYFHKAPNKEEFHRETCRKIKALHLYDCLRANKATSAWGLEARVPFLDKEFINVAMAIDPEWKMIKPEQGHIEKWVLRRAFDDEERPYLPKHILYRQKEQFSDGVGYSWIDGLKAHAAQHVTDKMMQNAGHIFPHNTPITKEAYYYRMIFERFFPQNSARLTVPGGASIACSTAKAVEWDAAWSNNLDPSGRAALGVHLSAYDPKSATVSAEIVPPKIIDSIPRMMEVSAPGLTILS is encoded by the exons ATGTGTGGGATCCTTGCTGTTCTTGGTTGCTCTGATGATTCTCAAGCCAAAAGGGTTCGCGTGCTTGAGCTCTCTCGCAG ATTGAAGCACCGTGGCCCAGACTGGAGTGGGCTCTATCAGCATGAGGACTGCTATTTGACTCATCAACGCTTAGCAATTATTGATCCTGCTTCTGGGGATCAACCCCTCTTTAATGAAGACAAAGCCATCGTTGTAacg GTGAATGGAGAGATTTACAACCATGAAGAGCTGAGGCAGCTTTTGCCTAATCACAACTTCCgaacgggaagtgactgtgatgTAATTGCCCATCTG TATGAGGAATATGGGGAAAATTTCGTGGACATGTTGGATGGAATGTTTTCTTTTGTTCTTCTGGATACTCGTGACAATAGTTTCATTGTTGCTCGTGATGCTATTGGGATCACCTCCCTCTATATTGGTTGGGGGCTTGATG GCTCCATTTGGATCTCATCTGAACTGAAAGGTTTGAACGATGACTGTGAACATTTTGAGTGCTTTCCACCTGGGCATTTGTACTCCAGCAAGTCAGGTGGATTAAGGCAATGGTATAATCCACCTTGGTTTTCTGAGACTATTCCCTCAACTCCATATGATCCGCTTGCTCTAAGACGTGCAtttgaaaat GCTGTAATTAAAAGGCTAATGACTGATGTGCCTTTTGGAGTTCTGCTTTCTGGGGGCCTGGATTCATCACTGGTGGCCTCAATCACAGCTCGCCACTTGGCTGGTACAAAGGCAGCTAAGCAATGGGGAGCTCAGCTGCATTCCTTCTGTGTTGGTCTAGAG GGTTCACCAGATTTGAAGGCTGCAAAAGAAGTTGCAGATTATTTGGGTACTGTTCACCATGAATTTCATTTCACTGTTCAG GATGGTATTGATGCAATCGAAGATGTGATATACCATATTGAAACATATGATGTCACAACAATCAGAGCAAGCACCCCTATGTTCCTTATGGCACGTAAGATTAAGGCGCTTGGAGTGAAGATGGTCATTTCTGGTGAAGGTTCTGATGAGGTTTTTGGTGGGTATTTGTACTTCCACAAGGCACCTAATAAGGAAGAGTTTCACCGAGAAACATGTCGCAAG ATAAAGGCCCTTCATCTGTATGACTGCTTGAGAGCTAACAAAGCAACATCTGCATGGGGTCTGGAAGCTCGAGTGCCCTTTTTAGATAAGGAATTTATTAATGTTGCTATGGCTATTGATCCTGAGTGGAAAATG ATAAAACCAGAACAAGGACACATTGAAAAATGGGTTCTTAGGAGAGCTTTTGATGATGAGGAGCGTCCTTATCTGCCAAAG CATATCCTGTACAGGCAGAAAGAGCAATTCAGTGATGGTGTTGGCTATAGCTGGATCGATGGACTCAAAGCTCATGCTGCACAACAT gTGACAGATAAGATGATGCAGAATGCTGGGCACATCTTCCCTCATAATACCCCAATTACCAAGGAAGCCTACTactacagaatgatttttgagaggtTCTTTCCACAG AACTCAGCCAGGCTGACTGTTCCTGGAGGAGCAAGCATAGCCTGCAGCACTGCGAAAGCTGTTGAATGGGATGCTGCGTGGTCGAATAATCTTGATCCTTCTGGCAGGGCTGCATTAGGTGTCCATCTTTCAGCTTATGACCCAAAGTCAGCTACTGTCAGTGCCGAAATAGTTCCACCAAAGATTATTGATAGCATACCAAGGATGATGGAGGTTAGTGCTCCAGGGCTTACAATCTTAAGCTAG